The proteins below come from a single Alnus glutinosa chromosome 9, dhAlnGlut1.1, whole genome shotgun sequence genomic window:
- the LOC133876660 gene encoding E3 ubiquitin-protein ligase RSL1-like yields MARSTVTDDLNTALSEQFRVLMAAEILDSDLDMAYQLQMEEAMNASIALQPSTSTSQAQLNYALSSPDDDDDDLSDFAVELMLQDVDWFAQELEDRELSEAEMRKMLEDLDRRIHDQKLAEDIQNIPEQDWEVDGDNYHRPYRTDLSSSSSSSSLSGLLDTECFRLYFKGLVSEESVRGMKVTVAGAGVAICDPRDNLILEVRKNLEAVVDGQVVTYEVAELEALIEGLNEVLSLDLERLTFFCDDYMLYQYLTGRVQPRQSKIATLVNQVALLQRKFTYCNPSLVARNYVKFAFKFARDAIVSQITWPEETSNSKSLKETCVICFEDTDADKMFSVDGCQHRYCFSCIKQHVEVKFLNGMMAKCPHEGCKCEVSIDSCGKFLAPKLVEVMSQRMKESSIPVTEKVYCPYPRCSALMSKSAILEYTKTVNVAAEESGVRKCMKCHYLLCVNCKVPWHSSLTCYDYKRSNPYSHSEDAKLQSLAEAKHWRQCVKCNNIVELAEGCYHITCRCGYEFCYTCGDEWKDKKATCSCPLWDEQNIIRD; encoded by the exons aTGGCAAGGAGTACGGTTACAGACGACCTCAACACTGCGCTCTCCGAGCAATTCCGAGTGCTCATGGCGGCGGAAATCCTAGACTCCGACCTCGACATGGCCTATCAGCTCCAAATGGAAGAAGCCATGAACGCCTCCATCGCTCTCCAACCTTCAACCTCAACATCACAGGCACAGCTCAATTACGCCTTGTCATCTcccgacgacgacgacgacgacctTTCCGACTTCGCCGTCGAGCTTATGCTGCAAGACGTGGATTGGTTCGCGCAAGAGCTCGAGGACCGCGAGCTAAGCGAGGCGGAGATGAGGAAAATGCTGGAGGATCTGGACCGTCGGATCCATGATCAGAAGCTCGCGGAAGATATTCAAAATATCCCCGAACAGGATTGGGAAGTCGATGGGGACAATTACCACCGTCCGTACCGTACGGACCTTTCGTCATCgtcgtcttcttcttcgttgAGCGGTTTGCTTGACACCGAGTGTTTCAGGTTGTATTTCAAGGGGTTGGTGAGCGAAGAGAGCGTTAGGGGTATGAAGGTGACTGTGGCTGGTGCTGGGGTTGCGATTTGCGATCCGAGAGATAATCTGATCTTGGAGGTGAGGAAGAATCTGGAGGCGGTCGTGGATGGTCAAGTCGTGACCTATGAAGTTGCTGAGCTTGAGGCTCTGATCGAAGGGCTCAATGAAGTTCTCAGTTTGGATTTGGAAAGGCTCACCTTTTTCTGTGATGACTACATGCTTTACCAATAT CTTACAGGTAGAGTACAACCCCGACAGAGCAAGATTGCAACATTAGTCAATCAGGTGGCTCTTCTCCAAAGAAAATTTACATACTGCAACCCGTCTCTTGTGGCACGTAATTATGTTAAGTTTGCATTTAAATTCGCAAGAGATGCTATAGTTTCTCAAATTACTTGGCCTGAAGAAACTAGCAACAGCAAGAGTTTGAAGGAGACATGTGTGATTTGCTTTGAAGATACCGATGCTGATAAAATGTTCTCAGTTGATGGTTGCCAGCACAGGTATTGCTTTTCTTGTATTAAACAGCATGTGGAGGTCAAGTTTCTTAATGGGATGATGGCAAAGTGCCCTCATGAAGGTTGTAAGTGTGAGGTTAGTATTGATAGCTGTGGAAAATTCTTGGCACCAAAGTTGGTTGAGGTCATGAGCCAACGAATGAAGGAATCTTCTATTCCTGTTACAGAGAAAGTTTATTGCCCATATCCCAGGTGCTCGGCATTAATGTCAAAAAGTGCTATTTTAGAATATACGAAGACTGTAAATGTTGCTGCTGAAGAATCTGGAGTCAGAAAATGCATGAAATGTCATTACTTACTCTGTGTCAATTGCAAAGTCCCTTGGCATTCTAGTCTGACCTGCTATGATTACAAACGATCAAATCCTTATTCTCATTCAGAAGATGCAAAGCTTCAGTCCCTTGCAGAGGCAAAACATTGGCGCCAGTGTGTGAAATGCAACAACATAGTTGAACTGGCTGAAGGTTGCTACCACATTACTTGCAG ATGTGGGTATGAGTTTTGCTacacttgtggtgatgagtgGAAGGACAAGAAAGCAACATGTTCCTGTCCACTCTGGGATGAGCAAAACATTATACGTGATTAA
- the LOC133876990 gene encoding E3 ubiquitin-protein ligase RSL1-like, whose amino-acid sequence MAKSTVTDDLSTALAEQCRMLMAAKTLDSDLDMAYQLQIEEAMKASIALQPSGSRCPPPPQPNDAVSSPDDNVLDVAATLMLQDAERYVQELEDRERSEAEMKKMMEDLDLRIHDQKFAAYILNIPDNEWKAYGDNYDSPYRSDASSSTSTPSSSSTVFVDTECFRLYSKGLVSEESVRDMKVTVAGAGVAICDPSDNLILEVRKNLEAFVDGQVVTNEVAELKALIEGLNKALGLNLKRLTFFCDDRMLYQYVTGRAPAQQSKIATLVNQVALLQRKFTHCNPSLVAHNDIKFAFKSARDAIISQIAWPDETSDGKSLKETCVICFEDTDVDKMFSVDGCLHRFCFSCMKKHVEAKVLDGMVAKCPHDGCKSEVNIDSCGKFLAPKLVDVWSQRMKESSIPITEKVYCPHPRCSALMSKSEVLKYTKTTHVAAEEYGFRKCMKCHYFFCINCKVPWHFNMTCNDYKRSNPYSQSEDAKLKSLVKAKNWSQCVKCSNVVELAEGCYHITCRCGYEFCYTCGAEWKNKKATCSCPIWDERNIIRR is encoded by the exons ATGGCAAAGAGTACGGTTACGGACGACCTCAGCACCGCGCTCGCCGAGCAATGCCGAATGCTCATGGCGGCGAAAACCCTAGACTCGGACCTCGACATGGCATATCAGCTCCAAATAGAAGAAGCCATGAAAGCCTCCATCGCTCTTCAACCTTCAGGCTCACGCTGTCCACCACCACCACAGCCCAACGACGCCGTATCATCTCCCGACGACAACGTTTTGGACGTCGCCGCGACGCTTATGCTGCAAGACGCGGAGAGGTACGTGCAGGAGCTGGAGGACCGAGAGAGAAGCGAGGCggagatgaagaaaatgatggaaGATCTGGACCTTCGGATCCACGATCAGAAGTTCGCGGCCTACATCCTCAACATCCCCGACAACGAGTGGAAAGCCTACGGGGACAATTACGACAGTCCGTACCGTTCCGACGCTTCGTCATCGACTTCGACTCCGTCTTCTTCGTCGACTGTTTTTGTTGACACCGAGTGTTTCAGGTTGTACTCCAAGGGGTTGGTGAGCGAAGAGAGCGTCAGGGACATGAAGGTCACCGTGGCCGGAGCTGGGGTCGCGATTTGCGATCCGAGCGATAATCTGATCTTGGAGGTGAGGAAGAATCTGGAGGCGTTCGTGGATGGTCAAGTCGTGACCAATGAAGTTGCCGAGCTGAAGGCTCTGATTGAAGGGCTTAATAAAGCTCTCGGCTTGAATTTGAAAAGGCTCACCTTTTTCTGCGATGACCGTATGCTTTACCAATAT GTTACAGGTAGAGCACCAGCACAACAGAGCAAGATTGCGACATTAGTCAATCAGGTGGCTCTTCTTCAGAGAAAATTTACACATTGCAACCCATCCCTTGTGGCACATAATGATATTAAGTTTGCATTTAAATCTGCAAGAGATGCTATAATTTCTCAAATTGCCTGGCCTGACGAAACTAGCGATGGCAAGAGTTTGAAGGAGACATGTGTAATTTGCTTTGAAGATACAGATGTTGACAAGATGTTTTCAGTTGATGGTTGCCTGCACAGGTTTTGCTTTTCATGTATGAAAAAGCATGTGGAGGCCAAGGTTCTTGACGGGATGGTGGCAAAGTGTCCTCATGATGGCTGTAAGTCCGAGGTGAATATTGATAGCTGTGGGAAATTCTTGGCACCGAAATTGGTTGATGTCTGGAGCCAACGCATGAAGGAATCTTCTATTCCCATTACAGAGAAAGTTTATTGCCCACATCCCAGGTGCTCAGCACTAATGTCAAAAAGTGAGGTTTTGAAATATACTAAGACCACACATGTTGCTGCTGAAGAATATGGATTCAGGAAGTGCATGAAATGTCATTACTTTTTCTGTATCAATTGCAAAGTCCCTTGGCATTTTAATATGACCTGCAATGATTACAAAAGATCAAATCCTTATTCCCAATCAGAAGATGCAAAGCTCAAGTCTCTTGTAAAGGCAAAAAATTGGTCCCAATGTGTGAAGTGCAGCAACGTAGTTGAACTAGCCGAAGGTTGCTACCACATCACTTGCAG ATGTGGATATGAGTTTTGCTACACTTGTGGTGCTGAGTGGAAGAACAAGAAAGCAACGTGTTCCTGTCCAATCTGGGATGAGCGTAACATTATACGTAGATGA
- the LOC133876822 gene encoding uncharacterized protein LOC133876822, translating to MESGSIRSWEEFVVALKIRFAPSDYDDPVGAFTKLQQTSTVDEYQSQFEVLSNRIPGLIEYFRVSSFVSGLKEEVRIMVTMLKPTTLPNAFGLACLQEHEICRRNRNSKSQNWSSNSFYPRLPTPSYTNKPTHNQPANNQFSNPYPNRNTTYPYSGNTIRKPTLPMRRISPSQMQERREKGLCYYCDEKYQAGHKCNKPRLLVLEGMEWEEKEETVEEELLEFQGVQAPGEAEEGELLGISLHALAGTPTPRTMRLMGSIGSVEVVILIDTGSTHSFVDPNVARKAQLPADEKGQLIVMVADGATLSCQGQCKAVSILLQGCKFSATLHLLTLGGCDVVLGVDWLRCLGPILWDFGTLTMKFPYNHQKVTLQGMSPTPELLDARETMPKSTGASCKGVWVQLMEITADQPRTMLHLAVQQLIEGYPEVFKEPEELPPSRSHDHQILLKDEAKPTCVRPYRYPYYQKGEIEKLVQEMLSSRVIRPSQSLYSSPVLLVRKVDGSWRMCVDYRALNRDTIKDKYPIPNIDELLDELHGAVIFSKLDLRSSYHQIQMKPEDMPKTTFRTHEGHYEFLVMPFGLTNAPSTFQGLMNEVFQPYLRKFVLVFFDDILVYSLNLKEHLKHLRFVLEVSKEHQLYAKASKCKFGSLEVDYLGRVLSEGVKADPAKIVAMKNWPNPRIPKALRGFLGLTGYYRKFVKGYGGVAAPLTTLLKKNSFGWNASAEEAFRSLNELMSTPPVLGSPDFTKRFLVENVMLQRRV from the coding sequence ATGGAGTCAGGGTCAATTCGGAGCTGGGAGGAATTTGTAGTGGCTCTGAAAATCAGGTTCGCACCTTCAGACTATGATGACCCCGTAGGAGCATTTACAAAATTGCAGCAAACTTCGACTGTGGATGAGTACCAGTCCCAGTTTGAGGTACTGTCCAACAGAATTCCAGGTTTGATAGAGTATTTTCGGGTGAGCTCTTTCGTCAGCGGACTCAAGGAGGAGGTGAGGATTATGGTAACTATGCTCAAACCCACGACCCTCCCAAATGCTTTTGGGTTGGCCTGCTTACAAGAACATGAAATTTGTAGAAGAAACCGAAATTCCAAGTCCCAAAATTGGTCTTCCAACTCATTCTACCCGAGATTGCCCACCCCATCTTATACCAACAAACCTACCCATAACCAACCAGCCAACAATCAGTTTTCCAACCCCTACCCAAACCGAAACACTACCTATCCTTACTCCGGAAACACCATTCGAAAACCTACCCTACCCATGAGGAGGATTTCTCCTAGTCAAATGCAGGAGAGAAGGGAGAAAGGATTGTGCTATTACTGTGATGAGAAATATCAAGCTGGGCATAAGTGCAATAAACCAAGGTTGCTTGTTTTGGAAGGAATGGAGTgggaagagaaggaagaaacaGTGGAGGAAGAGTTGCTGGAATTCCAGGGAGTACAAGCTCCAGGTGAAGCGGAAGAGGGTGAGTTGCTCGGCATCTCCTTACATGCCTTAGCAGGAACTCCAACTCCCCGCACAATGAGGTTGATGGGAAGCATTGGTTCGGTGGAAGTGGTTATTCTAATTGATACCGGAAGTACCCACAGTTTTGTGGATCCCAATGTAGCCAGAAAAGCCCAACTCCCAGCTGATGAAAAGGGACAGCTGATAGTGATGGTAGCGGATGGGGCTACCCTTTCTTGCCAAGGTCAATGTAAGGCAGTGTCCATTCTACTACAGGGTTGTAAATTTTCGGCTACTCTACACCTCCTAACTCTGGGGGGTTGTGATGTGGTCCTAGGAGTTGACTGGCTGAGGTGTCTCGGACCTATTCTATGGGATTTCGGGACCCTCACCATGAAATTTCCCTATAACCATCAAAAAGTAACCTTGCAAGGGATGTCACCAACCCCTGAATTGCTGGATGCGAGAGAGACAATGCCCAAGTCCACGGGAGCCAGCTGCAAAGGTGTGTGGGTACAGCTTATGGAGATTACAGCAGATCAGCCCAGGACCATGTTACACCTGGCTGTCCAGCAGCTTATTGAAGGGTACCCGGAGGTTTTTAAGGAGCCAGAAGAACTACCACCGTCCAGGAGCCATGACCACCAAATTCTCCTTAAGGATGAGGCTAAACCTACGTGTGTGAGGCCTTATCGCTATCCTTACTATCAAAAGGGGGAAATTGAGAAGTTAGTCCAAGAGATGCTGAGTTCGAGAGTCATTCGTCCCAGCCAAAGTCTGTACTCATCGCCGGTGTTACTTGTGAGGAAGGTGGATGGGAGTTGGAGGATGTGCGTGGACTACAGGGCGCTCAACCGAGACACCATTAAGGATAAATATCCTATCCCCAATATAGATGAACTGCTGGATGAGTTACATGGGGCAGTGATATTTTCTAAATTGGACCTACGGTCCAGTTATCACCAAATCCAGATGAAACCCGAGGATATGCCCAAGACTACCTTCCGGACACATGAAGGGCACTACGAATTTCTAGTAATGCCCTTCGGCTTAACCAATGCACCGTCTACTTTCCAAGGATTGATGAACGAGGTATTTCAACCCTATCTTAGAaaatttgttttagttttctttgacGATATCTTAGTTTATAGTCTGAACCTTAAGGAACATCTAAAGCATTTAAGGTTTGTACTTGAGGTTTCAAAGGAACATCAGTTATATGCCAAGGCCTCAAAATGTAAATTTGGGAGTTTGGAGGTAGATTACTTAGGCCGTGTTCTGTCAGAAGGAGTGAAGGCTGACCCTGCTAAGATTGTGGCTATGAAGAATTGGCCAAACCCTCGAATTCCCAAGGCCTTGAGAGGATTTTTGGGTCTGACTGGGTATTATAGAAAGTTTGTTAAGGGCTATGGAGGAGTGGCAGCACCCTTAACGAcacttttgaagaaaaattccttCGGATGGAATGCTAGTGCTGAAGAGGCTTTTCGAAGTCTTAATGAATTAATGTCCACCCCACCAGTGTTGGGTTCACCAGATTTTACTAAAAGATTCCTAGTTGAAAATGTGATGCTTCAGAGGCGAGTATAG